In a single window of the Magnolia sinica isolate HGM2019 chromosome 7, MsV1, whole genome shotgun sequence genome:
- the LOC131250890 gene encoding succinate dehydrogenase assembly factor 1, mitochondrial: MAAPSGSPQKLSGMQKQVLALYRGFLRAARTKAPEERRNIESVVSTEFRRNSESVDRKNFIYIEYLLRRGKKQLDQLKSPDTVRLSTLKVS; encoded by the coding sequence ATGGCAGCTCCTTCCGGTAGTCCGCAGAAGCTGTCGGGCATGCAAAAGCAAGTGCTAGCGCTGTACAGAGGGTTTCTACGGGCGGCACGTACCAAAGCGCCCGAAGAGCGACGGAACATCGAATCGGTGGTCTCCACCGAGTTCCGCAGGAACTCGGAATCGGTGGACCGCAAGAACTTTATCTACATCGAGTATCTCCTCCGCCGCGGCAAGAAGCAGCTCGATCAGCTCAAGAGCCCCGACACCGTCCGTTTATCTACCCTCAAGGTCAGTTGA